A window from Citrobacter amalonaticus encodes these proteins:
- the hybE gene encoding hydrogenase-2 assembly chaperone translates to MSEEISGFQAAPKAQVQAAFEAIAQRSMHDLSFLHPDMPVYVSDFTLFEGQWTGCVITPWMLSALIFPGPDQLWPVRKVSEKLGLRLPYGTMTFTVGELDGVSQYLSCSLMSPLNHSMSSEEGVRLADDCARMLLSLPVSDPDAPQTSRRALLFGRRGLQNA, encoded by the coding sequence ATGTCTGAGGAGATTTCCGGGTTCCAGGCTGCTCCGAAAGCACAGGTTCAGGCTGCGTTTGAAGCGATTGCGCAGCGTTCAATGCACGATCTGTCCTTTCTACATCCTGATATGCCAGTGTATGTCTCTGACTTTACATTGTTTGAAGGGCAGTGGACGGGATGTGTGATTACGCCGTGGATGCTGAGCGCGCTGATTTTCCCCGGACCAGACCAGCTCTGGCCAGTGCGTAAAGTCAGTGAAAAGCTTGGGTTGCGTCTGCCGTATGGCACGATGACATTCACGGTGGGCGAACTGGATGGTGTATCGCAATACCTCTCCTGCTCGCTGATGTCACCGCTCAATCACAGTATGTCGTCTGAAGAGGGCGTACGTCTGGCTGATGACTGCGCGCGCATGCTGTTGTCGCTGCCGGTCAGCGATCCGGATGCGCCGCAGACAAGCCGTCGCGCGCTGCTGTTCGGGCGTCGGGGTTTGCAGAATGCATGA
- the hypA gene encoding hydrogenase maturation nickel metallochaperone HypA: MHELSLCQSAVEIIQQQAEQHGVKRVTGVWLEIGALSCVEESAVRFSFDIVCQGTVAQGCELHIDYKPAQAWCWDCSQAVEITQHDAQCPRCHGDRLRVDTGDSLKVKSIEVE, from the coding sequence ATGCATGAGCTGTCTCTTTGCCAGAGTGCGGTTGAAATCATTCAACAGCAGGCTGAACAGCATGGCGTAAAGCGCGTCACCGGCGTGTGGCTGGAGATTGGCGCGCTGTCCTGTGTTGAAGAGAGCGCGGTACGTTTTAGTTTTGATATTGTCTGCCAGGGGACGGTGGCGCAAGGCTGTGAATTGCACATCGATTACAAACCGGCGCAGGCATGGTGCTGGGATTGCAGTCAGGCGGTTGAAATCACCCAACACGATGCGCAATGTCCGCGTTGTCATGGCGACCGACTGCGTGTTGATACCGGCGATTCGCTGAAAGTGAAAAGTATTGAAGTTGAATAA
- the hybG gene encoding hydrogenase maturation factor HybG: protein MCIGVPGQVLAVGEDIHQLAQVEVCGIKRDVNIALICEGSPAELVGQWVLVHVGFAMSIIDEEEAKATLDALRRMEYDVTSA, encoded by the coding sequence ATGTGTATAGGCGTTCCAGGCCAGGTTCTGGCCGTCGGTGAAGATATTCACCAGCTTGCGCAGGTGGAAGTGTGCGGCATCAAGCGTGATGTGAATATTGCGCTGATTTGTGAAGGCAGTCCTGCGGAACTGGTCGGGCAGTGGGTGTTAGTGCATGTGGGGTTTGCGATGAGCATCATCGATGAAGAAGAAGCCAAAGCCACGCTGGATGCACTACGCCGTATGGAGTACGACGTCACCAGCGCATAA
- the yghU gene encoding glutathione-dependent disulfide-bond oxidoreductase, producing MSDNTYQPAKVWTWEKSNGGAFANINRPVSGPTHDKTLPVGKHPLQLYSLGTPNGQKVTIMLEELLAQGVSGAEYDAWLIRIGEGDQFSSGFVEVNPNSKIPALRDHSQNPPVRVFESGSILLYLAEKYGYFLPQDLAKRTETLNWLFWLQGAAPFLGGGFGHFYHYAPVKIEYAINRFTMEAKRLLDVLDKQLANNAYVAGDEYTIADMAIWPWFGNVVLGNVYDAAEFLDAGNYKNVQRWAKEIAERPAVKRGRIVNRTNGPLNEQLHERHDASDFETNTEDKRQN from the coding sequence ATGTCAGATAACACTTATCAGCCCGCGAAAGTCTGGACGTGGGAAAAATCCAATGGCGGTGCGTTCGCCAACATCAACCGTCCTGTCTCCGGTCCGACGCACGACAAAACGCTGCCGGTCGGTAAACATCCGCTTCAGCTCTATTCGCTGGGTACGCCGAACGGCCAGAAAGTCACCATCATGCTGGAAGAACTGCTGGCACAGGGAGTGAGCGGTGCGGAATATGATGCCTGGCTGATTCGCATTGGCGAAGGCGATCAGTTTTCCAGCGGCTTTGTGGAGGTGAATCCCAACTCGAAGATCCCGGCATTGCGCGATCATTCGCAAAATCCACCGGTGCGTGTGTTTGAGTCGGGCTCGATCCTGCTGTATCTGGCAGAAAAATATGGTTATTTCCTGCCACAGGATTTAGCAAAACGTACAGAGACATTGAACTGGCTGTTCTGGCTGCAGGGTGCAGCGCCCTTCCTCGGCGGTGGTTTCGGTCATTTCTACCACTACGCGCCGGTGAAGATTGAGTACGCGATCAACCGCTTTACAATGGAAGCCAAACGCCTGCTGGACGTGCTGGATAAACAGCTGGCGAATAACGCTTACGTGGCAGGCGATGAGTACACCATTGCCGATATGGCTATCTGGCCGTGGTTTGGCAACGTGGTGCTGGGCAATGTGTACGATGCGGCAGAATTCCTTGATGCGGGCAACTATAAAAATGTGCAGCGTTGGGCAAAAGAGATAGCGGAACGTCCGGCAGTTAAACGCGGGCGAATCGTGAACCGGACCAACGGACCGTTGAATGAGCAGCTTCATGAACGTCATGATGCCAGCGATTTCGAGACCAATACCGAAGATAAGCGCCAGAATTAA